A genomic window from Babylonia areolata isolate BAREFJ2019XMU chromosome 9, ASM4173473v1, whole genome shotgun sequence includes:
- the LOC143285854 gene encoding breast cancer anti-estrogen resistance protein 1-like produces MFLAKALFDNVAESPEELAFRRGDVVTVMAPHEGHRLGGWWLCSFRGRKGIAPANRLKILSGLLTVGEGSGGGGASGDQTDQVVVTKADASPNGHQRHSDCLQDYDVPPSRHPPPPTPGSPSSPSPTPTGPSLYDIPHQRTAAPSTTTTTDFNTQSLPPVPPHTVNSFYDSPPASCKRPPFERNAPWRSFASMDNLFSNSFRTVSSPSGDHHPKFPHKTPMNRKRWSADCGTLMMLAEKDGNERLQGGDGGNLRLSGEVGNNTQPPDSERHNPNPPVRVVVDHVPSDEDETVYSTPPSGQPVKPTREATYDTPHLSTYLSPACVWTRPPGRKLSSASSEPCIAGITSHSAPDRRIVVSAAGLPDSALYGADVSHHKVSSLSARQSCSSTQLPVDTRVRDIPEFSLSTAGTPRPLSDCVTGDRFHLDLKTANSLKHSAGSSQDPLRNCVSEVSLKSPQSDPGSTPAANGAFYDIPPQVNRQSIVSAGSNSSDDSFRLSSCSMDSLSSGAEYYCLAEGLYEELNLDQDSAIQLLMKLQEDVTKSASRVLMFVSSTWRAKEFLQSNVYDIKTACVDLEATARKLVEFGQGTLVNSTHLSDRKLVNRLVKQVNRLQKQHKAVSEALHCLDDMQWEVSTLAEPLNPNHKDHLDTVVSLTKEMTPEMKKLVSLICGNSSLFFKRSPAVTSGGSETVHSMSSSSSTSQLKQQDTATPRSVSVQLRPLPPLPVSASAMQMAGGQNSLNSEISVAEEGMRRCTVADTDDDYDRDYTDVQDDYDYVLLEACDSGAQQTRTPQLQHQSEQTQHMLENIDEEMEHSDSIRTDKTQSVAVYTIPEKGTYDGITGPTEPIHHTETVSACLGKKYANTDKTQAFQQTGVTSASGYCPNGQLTYEPHLHQDLGTPACRTNSPQTPPPQDPPSQGGSGITHTTTADPGDKQVLHYYSGQLETHSTLLTNAIDAFAACVKDKEPPNVFISNSKFVIITAYKLIYIADALHRRLVDVEVRNNVVRCADQLCQRLRESVQATKTAASLFPSATAVQQMMDKVVDVSRAAQELRLSITQASSAL; encoded by the exons ATGTTCCTGGCCAAGGCCCTGTTCGACAATGTGGCGGAGAGTCCCGAGGAGCTGGCTTTCCGGCGGGGTGACGTAGTGACTGTCATGGCGCCGCACGAGGGCCACCGGCTGGGCGGCTGGTGGCTGTGTTCGTTCCGGGGCCGCAAAGGCATCGCCCCGGCCAACCGCCTCAAGATCCTGTCCGGGCTGCTGACCGTTGGGGAggggagcggtggtggtggtgcttccgGTGACCAGACAGATCAG GTGGTGGTAACTAAGGCAGACGCCTCCCCCAACGGCCACCAACGGCACAGTGACTGCCTGCAGGATTATGATgtccctccctcccgccaccctcctcccccaacaccagggtccccctcctccccctcccccacacccacaggtCCCTCGCTCTACGACATTCCCCACCAGAGGACAGCAGCACcaagcaccacaaccaccaccgattTCAACACCCAAAGTTTACCCCCTGTTCCTCCACACACCGTGAACTCGTTCTACGACAGTCCTCCAGCCTCCTGCAAGCGACCTCCGTTTGAAAGAAACGCGCCGTGGAGAAGCTTTGCCTCCATGGACAATCTGTTTTCCAATTCCTTTCGAACAGTGTCATCACCTTCCGGGGATCACCATCCAAAATTCCCTCACAAGACTCCCATGAACAGAAAGAGGTGGTCTGCTGATTGTGGAACTTTAATGATGCTGGCGGAAAAAGATGGCAATGAAAGGCTGCAAGGAGGTGATGGTGGAAACTTGAGGTTGTCAGGGGAGGTTGGAAATAATACACAGCCACCGGATTCCGAGCGGCATAATCCAAATCCGCCTGTTCGAGTTGTCGTAGATCACGTGCCGTCTGATGAAGACGAGACTGTGTACAGCACACCGCCGTCCGGTCAGCCTGTGAAGCCCACTAGAGAGGCAACGTATGacaccccccatctctccacgTATCTCTCCCCTGCGTGTGTGTGGACACGACCTCCTGGCAGGAAGTTATCCAGTGCTTCCAGCGAGCCCTGTATTGCAGGCATCACCTCCCACTCGGCCCCCGATCGCAGGATTGTGGTCAGTGCTGCAGGTCTGCCAGACAGTGCTCTTTATGGTGCAGATGTTTCACACCACAAAGTGTCCAGTCTCTCAGCCAGACAAAGTTGCTCCTCAACGCAGTTACCCGTAGACACACGAGTTAGGGACATTCCAGAATTCAGTCTTTCCACTGCCGGCACTCCAAGACCACTGTCGGATTGTGTGACAGGAGATCGCTTTCACTTGGATCTCAAAACTGCCAACAGCCTGAAGCATTCTGCAGGCAGCTCTCAAGACCCTCTCCGTAACTGTGTCTCTGAAGTCAGCCTGAAATCACCGCAGTCAGATCCCGGTTCCACACCAGCTGCCAATGGAGCATTCTACGATATCCCTCCTCAAGTGAACCGACAGTCCATCGTATCTGCTGGTTCCAACTCTTCAGATGACAGCTTCAGGTTGTCCTCGTGTAGCATGGATTCACTCAGTTCTGGTGCAGAGTACTATTGTCTTGCTGAAGGACTGTATGAAGAACTGAATTTGGATCAAGATTCGGCTATACAGCTGCTGATGAAACTCCAGGAGGATGTCACAAAATCTGCCTCACGAGTGCTGATGTTTGTATCTTCCACGTGGCGTGCCAAAGAATTCCTGCAGTCCAATGTGTACGACATCAAGACAGCGTGTGTGGATCTGGAGGCCACAGCGAGAAAGCTTGTAGAGTTTGGTCAAGGAACACTGGTCAACTCCACCCACCTGTCTGACAGAAAGCTGGTCAACCGCTTGGTCAAACAGGTCAACCGTCTGCAGAAGCAGCACAAAGCTGTGTCCGAGGCCCTGCACTGTCTGGATGACATGCAGTGGGAGGTCTCCACGTTGGCCGAGCCTCTGAACCCTAACCACAAAGACCACCTGGACACTGTCGTCTCCCTGACCAAAGAAATGACTCCTGAAATGAAGAAGCTGGTCTCTCTAATCTGTGGCAACAGCAGCCTGTTTTTCAAACGTTCCCCTGCTGTGACGTCAGGTGGGTCAGAGACTGTTCACAGCAtgtccagcagcagcagcacctctCAGCTGAAGCAGCAAGACACAGCAACGCCACGGTCTGTTTCTGTGCAGCTGaggcctctccctcctcttcccgtgtcggcatctgctatgcagatggcAGGTGGCCAGAACTCCCTGaacagtgagatcagtgtggcagaGGAAGGGATGCGACGATGCACTGTGGCTGACACTGACGACGACTATGACAGAGACTACACTGACGTGCAGGACGATTACGACTACGTCCTGTTGGAAGCTTGTGATTCCGGAGCTCAGCAGACCAGAACCCCGCAGCTACAACACCAGtctgaacaaacacaacacatgctGGAAAACATAGATGAAGAAATGGAACATTCCGACAGTATAAGAACGGACAAAACGCAAAGTGTAGCCGTGTATACGATCCCCGAAAAAGGCACATATGATGGAATAACAGGCCCAACAGAGCCCATTCACCACACAGAAACAGTGAGTGCCTGTCTTGGCAAGAAATACGCAAACACTGACAAGACCCAGGCATTTCAACAGACTGGTGTGACCTCTGCTTCTGGATACTGTCCTAACGGCCAGCTGACTTACGAACCGCACCTCCATCAAGACCTCGGAACCCCAGCGTGTCGAACGAACTCgccccaaaccccaccaccccaagacCCACCTTCCCAAGGCGGGTCCGGTATCACCCACACAACCACCGCAGACCCCGGTGACAAGCAGGTGTTGCATTATTACTCCGGGCAGCTGGAGACTCACAGCACGCTGCTCACCAACGCCATTGATGCCTTCGCCGCCTGCGTCAAGGACAAGGAGCCCCCCAACGTGTTCATCTCCAACAGCAAGTTCGTCATCATCACCGCCTACAAACTCATCTACATCGCTGACGCTTTGCATCGCCGGCTGGTGGACGTGGAGGTGAGGAACAACGTGGTGCGCTGTGCCGATCAGCTGTGTCAGCGTCTGAGGGAGTCTGTGCAGGCCACCAAGACCGCCGCCTCGCTCTTCCCCTCGGCCACAGCCGTGCAGCAGATGATGGACAAAGTGGTGGACGTCTCCCGTGCCGCCCAGGAACTCAGACTGAGCATCACACAGGCTTCTTCTGCCTTGTGA